The sequence below is a genomic window from Mycobacterium spongiae.
AGATAAGCGCCCCCGCCGATCGGGTGCATGAATACCACAACGGTGTCTGACGGCCTATCTGTCGGCTTGAGCAGAAAGCTTTCCAGCACCGTAATTTCGGCAAGCCCGCCGTAGACATCGCGGACACCGGAATGGTTCTGGAAGGCAACGAGATAGGGGATCCGCTCGTATTCGTGCCGTACAACCTGGGCGTCTCCCATGGCTAGTGATGTCCCAGCTGGTGTGCGAGCACCTCGGCCGATGGCGTCAGTCTTCGGCGGGTATCGATGGCGATGACTTGCCAGTCCACCCGCGCATACTCATCGAACTTGCGGCGGGCACGCTCCCGTGCCTTCTCGGGTGCGCCATGATGAACCCCTTGCGGCGCATGGGAGATCAAACCCGGCGGCATCGGAATGCCGTACAGCGAACCGCCATGGAAGAACGCGATCTCGTCGTAGTCGACATTGCGGTGATACCAGGGAGTGCGTTCGGTGCCGGGCACGCCCTCGGCGGGTTTGGGCAGAAAGTTCATCACGTAGACACCGGCTGCCTGCATGAACAGATGCACGGTGGGGGGCAGGTGAACACTATCGGAGGTGATGACGTTGTAGTCGTCGATGTTGAAGCTGAACGCGAAGTTGTCGCCGCGCCAGCCTTCGACATCCATTGGATTGTGTTGATAGAAGAGCGTTGTCGGGCCACCTTCGTGGACGAGTCGGACTTCGTATTCGTCGAGACCTGGTTGGAGCGGGTCGTCCGCCATGGGGGCGGGTTCGGGGATGGTCGCTTGCGAGGGATCGAAGGGAAAGTGGCGCCCCAGCGAGCCCGGTGGCGGTATCCGAAACTCGTCGCTGGCCTCGATCATCAGCAATGTCGTCTCGCGCTCCGGCACCTGACGCCAGGTGCAGGCTTTCGGGATGTAGAGCCAGTCACCCTCCCGGTAGCTCAGCTCTCCGAACTCGGTTTGGGCCAGACCGGCGCCTCGGTGGACGAAGCACAACAGGTCACCGTCGACATGGCGGGTGTAGAAGGGCATCGGGTCGCTGCGGCGGCTGAGCATGATGCGGCAGTCGGCGTTGCTGAACATTCGCAGCGGGCCGCCGTTGGCGTCGGTGGCGTCGGTGGGCTCTAGCTCGCTGGATAGCACGTCGATCGGGCGCAGTGGACCGATCGCACGGTAGGCGGTGGGATCGTGGCGGCGGTAGATGTTCGCGGTCCGTCCCGTGAAGCCGCCTCGCCCCAGCTCATCGTCCATGAGCCCGTTGAGGTCGGCATGCAGGCGCCGTGGCGTTTTGCCTTTTCGCAGGTGGACGAAGGATTCCATGGCTTGCTCCCGGGCAGTCTCACAAAACTAAAAGTGACATTACTTTTTCTTTCGGGCGGCCGCAAGGTACTGCCGATGGCGCGCTGCCTAGTCGCGGATGCGCAGTACGACCTTTCCCTTGGCGGCGCGATTCTCCAGAGATGCGACCGCGGCCGCGGCTTGGTCCAACGGATAGACGATGGGCTCCGGAGGGGGCAGCTGGCCTGAGCTGAGCAGTTCCTCGAGTGCGACCCATTGTTCGGTCAGCGCGCCGGGGTGAACTCCGGCCCAGGCCCCCCAGCCAACGCCGATCACGTCAATATTGTTGAGCAGCAGCCGGTTTACCTTCACGGTAGGAATTTCGCCGCCGGTGAAGCCGACAACCAACAACCGGCCCGCGGGGGCAAGTGAGCGCAGGGAGTCGGTGAACCGGTCGCCGCCCACCGGGTCGACGACGATGTCAACGCCGCGGCCGTCTGTTAACTCTTTGACCGCGTCCTTGAAGCCATCGGTCAACACCACATCGGTTGCGCCGGCCGCCGTCGCGATCTCACCCTTCTGTGCGGTGCTGACCACCGCGATGGTGCGCGACGCCCCGAGGGCGGGAGCCAGGCGCAGTGCCGACGTTCCGATTCCGCCGGCGGCCCCATGCACGAGCACTGTCTCGCCGGGCTGGAGCCGGCCGCGGACGGTGAGCGCGAAATACACGGTCAGGTCGTTGAACAGCACGCCGGCGCCCGCTTCGAAGCTGACGTTGTCGGGCAGCGTGAACACTCGGTCGGGCGACAGTACCGCTACTTCGGCCATGCCGCCGGTGAGCATGGTCAGTCCGGCAACACGGTCGCCGGGACCCACGTGTGCGTCGGCTGGCGCCGATCGAACGACGCCCGCGATCTCAGCCCCCAACACGAAGGGCGGTTTCGGTCGGTACTGGTAGAGGCCGCGCGTGAGGAGAGCGTCCGGGAAGGCCACTCCGGCCGCGTGCACGTCGACCACCACGCCGTCACCGGCGGGTTCGTCGACTTCCGTCACTTCGATTGCGTCGGGACCTTCTAGTCGAGTCACCATTGCTGCGCGCATGCCACCTCCGTTGTCAGCCGGGGGCCGGGTAGTTCGGTATGGCCCCGGACATCCCTTAGGGCCTCAATCTAGAACGCGCCGCCGACGCCCATGTCGGCGCGGTTGCGCCGTTGGCGCGGCCGGAGTTGGTCGCGCGCGCTGAACAGGTGTTGGTTTGTGGATCAGGCGATCTTGATGCGCCTGTCGCCAAGGTCGACTTCAACGCGCAGGCGCCCGCCGAGCGCTTCGATGTACCGGCGCAATGTGTCGATTTGGGCGCGTTCGACCTGGCCGCGCTCGAAGGCGCTTATCCGGTTCTGGCTGACCTGCAATATGTCCGCGAGTTGGGTCTGGGTTAGGTTCTGGTCCTCTCGCAGCTCTTTGAGGGCGAGCGCACGCAGCTCGCCACGCGTGGGGGTCTTGTGCGTCTCGACTGCGGCCCGAACTACAGGTCGCTGCGCGAGCCAGTCCCGAAGCGTGGTCATTGCTTCCTACGTCCTTTCCTGCCTCTAGGGAGTGTCGGAAGGTCCGAATTCTATCCAG
It includes:
- a CDS encoding helix-turn-helix domain-containing protein gives rise to the protein MTTLRDWLAQRPVVRAAVETHKTPTRGELRALALKELREDQNLTQTQLADILQVSQNRISAFERGQVERAQIDTLRRYIEALGGRLRVEVDLGDRRIKIA
- a CDS encoding homogentisate 1,2-dioxygenase, giving the protein MESFVHLRKGKTPRRLHADLNGLMDDELGRGGFTGRTANIYRRHDPTAYRAIGPLRPIDVLSSELEPTDATDANGGPLRMFSNADCRIMLSRRSDPMPFYTRHVDGDLLCFVHRGAGLAQTEFGELSYREGDWLYIPKACTWRQVPERETTLLMIEASDEFRIPPPGSLGRHFPFDPSQATIPEPAPMADDPLQPGLDEYEVRLVHEGGPTTLFYQHNPMDVEGWRGDNFAFSFNIDDYNVITSDSVHLPPTVHLFMQAAGVYVMNFLPKPAEGVPGTERTPWYHRNVDYDEIAFFHGGSLYGIPMPPGLISHAPQGVHHGAPEKARERARRKFDEYARVDWQVIAIDTRRRLTPSAEVLAHQLGHH
- a CDS encoding NADPH:quinone oxidoreductase family protein; translation: MRAAMVTRLEGPDAIEVTEVDEPAGDGVVVDVHAAGVAFPDALLTRGLYQYRPKPPFVLGAEIAGVVRSAPADAHVGPGDRVAGLTMLTGGMAEVAVLSPDRVFTLPDNVSFEAGAGVLFNDLTVYFALTVRGRLQPGETVLVHGAAGGIGTSALRLAPALGASRTIAVVSTAQKGEIATAAGATDVVLTDGFKDAVKELTDGRGVDIVVDPVGGDRFTDSLRSLAPAGRLLVVGFTGGEIPTVKVNRLLLNNIDVIGVGWGAWAGVHPGALTEQWVALEELLSSGQLPPPEPIVYPLDQAAAAVASLENRAAKGKVVLRIRD